One genomic segment of Chitinophaga sancti includes these proteins:
- a CDS encoding tetratricopeptide repeat protein: MDRIASIKEFLEQTPNDSFLKHALALEYIKLGNDADARRQFEELLAHEPGYVGSYYHLGKLLERAGAEQEAIAVYEKGMEMAKAENNRHAYNELQMALDDLL; the protein is encoded by the coding sequence ATGGATAGGATAGCCAGTATAAAAGAATTTTTGGAACAGACACCCAATGACAGCTTTCTGAAGCATGCATTGGCGCTGGAATATATAAAACTGGGCAACGATGCGGATGCCCGTCGGCAGTTCGAAGAGCTGCTGGCACACGAACCGGGATATGTAGGCTCGTACTACCACCTTGGCAAACTGCTGGAAAGGGCAGGAGCGGAGCAGGAAGCCATCGCCGTTTACGAAAAAGGCATGGAAATGGCTAAAGCTGAAAATAACAGGCATGCCTACAATGAACTGCAGATGGCACTGGACGATCTGCTGTAA
- a CDS encoding electron transfer flavoprotein subunit beta/FixA family protein: protein MKILVCISKTPDTTAKIAFTDNNTKFNEAGVQFIINPYDEWYALVKALELKESLNATVHLITVGGADTEPIIRKALALGGDEAFRVNTDSPDSYFIAAQIAAHARQQGYDLILTGKETIDYNGAAIGGMVAELLDLSYVSIAAKLELSGNTATINREIEGGEEIVSVELPVVVSCQKGMAEARIPNMRGIMAARTKPLAVVEPAPADTLTTIASFELPPAKAGVKMISPDNVEELIKLLHEEAKVI, encoded by the coding sequence ATGAAGATATTAGTATGTATCAGTAAAACTCCGGACACGACTGCAAAAATAGCTTTCACAGACAACAACACGAAATTCAATGAAGCAGGTGTACAATTCATCATCAATCCCTACGATGAATGGTATGCCCTGGTCAAGGCGCTGGAACTGAAAGAGTCCCTCAACGCTACTGTACATCTGATTACCGTGGGTGGTGCTGATACGGAGCCCATTATCCGTAAAGCCCTTGCATTAGGAGGCGATGAAGCCTTCAGAGTGAACACAGATAGTCCCGACAGTTATTTTATTGCTGCGCAGATTGCAGCCCATGCCAGGCAACAGGGTTATGACCTGATCCTGACAGGCAAGGAAACCATCGATTACAATGGCGCTGCCATTGGTGGGATGGTCGCGGAGCTGCTGGATCTTTCTTATGTATCAATCGCTGCAAAGCTAGAGCTGAGCGGCAATACAGCCACTATCAACAGGGAAATTGAAGGTGGTGAGGAGATCGTAAGTGTAGAACTGCCGGTAGTCGTATCCTGCCAGAAGGGAATGGCCGAAGCCCGCATACCCAATATGCGTGGTATCATGGCTGCAAGAACCAAGCCACTGGCGGTAGTAGAGCCGGCACCAGCCGATACGCTGACTACCATTGCCAGTTTTGAGCTGCCACCAGCAAAGGCAGGTGTAAAAATGATCAGCCCCGATAATGTGGAAGAGCTGATAAAGCTATTGCACGAAGAAGCTAAAGTGATTTAA
- a CDS encoding electron transfer flavoprotein subunit alpha/FixB family protein: MSVLIFADQAQGKIKKAAFEAIQYGAKVAQQFSTTATVLVLGEVPESELTALGNYGAGKVLHAADARLNETEGTVFTKIIAAAAEQEGADVIVFPHNFDGKAIAPRVAARLKAGFVSGAISYPDTTNGFVVKKSVFSGKAFANINITAAKKVIAVMPNTFAMEKSSNTATVVAFPTSVNDGDFKVKVSKVETISGEIPLTEAEIVVSGGRGLKGPENWGLVEDLAKVLGAGTACSRPVADSGWRPHHEHVGQTGLTVRPNLYIAIGISGAIQHLAGVNGSKVIVVINKDPEAPFFKAADYGIVGDAFEVVPKLTAAVKALKS; this comes from the coding sequence ATGTCAGTCCTCATATTTGCAGATCAGGCCCAGGGAAAGATCAAGAAGGCGGCTTTTGAAGCGATACAATATGGTGCTAAAGTAGCACAACAATTTAGTACAACTGCGACCGTGCTGGTGCTGGGTGAAGTGCCGGAGAGTGAATTGACAGCACTGGGCAATTACGGTGCAGGAAAGGTGTTGCATGCGGCAGATGCCCGCCTGAATGAAACAGAAGGAACTGTATTTACAAAGATCATCGCAGCTGCTGCAGAGCAGGAAGGTGCCGATGTGATCGTATTCCCGCACAACTTTGACGGCAAAGCAATTGCCCCGAGAGTAGCGGCCCGCCTCAAGGCAGGGTTTGTGTCTGGTGCGATCTCTTATCCGGATACCACCAATGGTTTTGTGGTAAAAAAGAGTGTCTTCTCTGGCAAGGCATTTGCCAACATTAATATCACTGCAGCGAAAAAAGTGATAGCGGTCATGCCGAATACCTTTGCTATGGAGAAATCTTCCAATACAGCGACAGTAGTGGCTTTTCCCACTTCTGTTAATGATGGGGATTTTAAAGTAAAAGTGAGTAAGGTAGAAACAATAAGTGGAGAGATCCCGCTGACGGAAGCAGAGATCGTAGTGAGTGGTGGCCGTGGATTGAAAGGCCCTGAGAACTGGGGGCTGGTTGAAGATCTGGCAAAGGTATTGGGAGCAGGTACAGCCTGTTCAAGGCCGGTAGCAGATTCTGGCTGGCGCCCGCACCATGAACATGTGGGGCAGACTGGGCTGACCGTGCGGCCGAATTTGTATATCGCTATAGGAATATCTGGTGCCATACAACATTTGGCAGGTGTGAATGGCAGCAAGGTGATTGTGGTCATTAATAAAGATCCGGAGGCCCCTTTTTTCAAGGCGGCAGACTACGGGATTGTAGGAGATGCATTTGAGGTAGTGCCGAAATTGACTGCGGCCGTGAAGGCGTTAAAAAGTTAA
- a CDS encoding bifunctional nuclease family protein, producing MRKIELEIVALSHSITQTHSYAVVLGEVNGLRRLPIVIGGFEAQAIAVALEKMQPSRPLTHDLMKNFMNAFNIELHEVVISNLQEGIFYSKLVCYSNDETIEIDSRTSDALALAVRFGCPIFTYENILNSAGILLDDPAGKKGLKPVTPTISEHEKGAEDDLKVLNLDELTQLLQEVLEQEDYIRAIAIRDEINSRKSR from the coding sequence ATGAGAAAAATAGAACTGGAAATAGTTGCCCTTTCGCACAGCATTACACAAACACATTCATACGCCGTCGTACTGGGGGAAGTGAACGGTTTGCGCAGATTACCTATTGTAATAGGTGGATTCGAGGCACAAGCCATTGCTGTAGCGCTTGAAAAAATGCAACCCAGCCGCCCACTGACACACGATCTGATGAAAAACTTTATGAATGCATTCAACATTGAATTACACGAAGTGGTCATCAGCAATTTGCAGGAAGGGATTTTTTATTCAAAACTGGTCTGCTACAGTAATGATGAAACCATTGAGATAGATTCACGTACTTCCGATGCATTGGCATTAGCCGTACGTTTTGGTTGTCCCATCTTTACTTACGAAAATATCCTGAACAGTGCCGGTATCTTACTCGATGACCCTGCCGGCAAGAAAGGTTTGAAACCTGTCACACCGACCATTTCAGAACACGAAAAAGGCGCTGAGGATGATCTGAAAGTCCTGAACCTGGATGAGCTTACACAACTGCTGCAGGAAGTATTGGAACAGGAAGATTATATCCGGGCGATCGCGATACGCGATGAGATCAATAGCCGGAAGAGCAGATAA